Proteins encoded within one genomic window of Chrysemys picta bellii isolate R12L10 chromosome 6, ASM1138683v2, whole genome shotgun sequence:
- the ISL1 gene encoding insulin gene enhancer protein ISL-1 isoform X1, with translation MGDMGDPPKKKRLISLCVGCGNQIHDQYILRVSPDLEWHAACLKCAECNQYLDETCTCFVRDGKTYCKRDYIRLYGIKCAKCSIGFSKNDFVMRARSKVYHIECFRCVACSRQLIPGDEFALREDGLFCRADHDVVERASLGAGDPLSPLHPARPLQMAAEPISARQPALRPHVHKQPEKTTRVRTVLNEKQLHTLRTCYAANPRPDALMKEQLVEMTGLSPRVIRVWFQNKRCKDKKRSIMMKQLQQQQPNDKTNIQGMTGTPMVAASPERHDGGLQANPVEVQSYQPPWKVLSDFALQSDIDQPAFQQLVNFSEGGPGSNSTGSEVASMSSQLPDTPNSMVASPIEA, from the exons ATGGGAGACATGGGAGACCCACCAAAAA aaaaacGTCTGATTTCCCTATGTGTTGGTTGCGGCAATCAAATTCACGATCAGTATATTCTGAGGGTTTCTCCGGATTTGGAATGGCATGCGGCGTGTTTGAAGTGTGCCGAGTGTAATCAGTATTTGGACGAGACCTGTACGTGCTTTGTTAGGGATGGCAAAACCTACTGTAAAAGAGATTATATCAG GTTATACGGCATCAAGTGCGCCAAGTGCAGCATCGGCTTCAGCAAGAACGACTTCGTGATGCGAGCCCGCTCCAAGGTGTATCACATCGAGTGTTTCCGCTGCGTGGCCTGCAGCCGCCAGCTCATCCCAGGGGACGAGTTCGCGCTGCGGGAGGACGGCCTCTTCTGCCGAGCCGACCACGACGTGGTGGAGAGGGCCAGCCTGGGAGCAGGGGACCCGCTCAGCCCCCTTCATCCTGCCAGACCGCTGCAGATGGCAG CAGAACCTATCTCTGCCAGACAGCCCGCTCTTCGACCCCACGTCCACAAACAGCCCGAGAAGACCACCCGAGTCCGGACTGTGCTTAATGAGAAACAGCTTCACACCTTGAGGACCTGCTACGCTGCCAACCCCAGACCCGACGCGCTTATGAAGGAGCAACTGGTGGAAATGACTGGCCTCAGCCCGAGGGTCATCAGGGTCTGGTTTCAAAACAAGCGATGCAAGGACAAAAAAAGGAGCATCATGATGAAGCAGCTTCAGCAACAGCAGCCCAATGACAAAACG AATATTCAAGGGATGACAGGAACTCCTATGGTGGCTGCTAGTCCTGAGAGACATGATGGGGGTTTACAGGCTAACCCAGTGGAAGTGCAGAGTTACCAGCCTCCTTGGAAAGTACTGAGTGACTTCGCATTGCAGAGTGACATAGATCAACCTGCTTTTCAGCAGCTA GTTAATTTTTCAGAAGGAGGACCAGGTTCCAATTCCACCGGAAGTGAAGTAGCATCAATGTCCTCTCAGCTCCCAGATACACCTAACAGCATGGTAGCCAGTCCTATTGAGGCATGA
- the ISL1 gene encoding insulin gene enhancer protein ISL-1 isoform X2, giving the protein MGDMGDPPKKKRLISLCVGCGNQIHDQYILRVSPDLEWHAACLKCAECNQYLDETCTCFVRDGKTYCKRDYIRLYGIKCAKCSIGFSKNDFVMRARSKVYHIECFRCVACSRQLIPGDEFALREDGLFCRADHDVVERASLGAGDPLSPLHPARPLQMAEPISARQPALRPHVHKQPEKTTRVRTVLNEKQLHTLRTCYAANPRPDALMKEQLVEMTGLSPRVIRVWFQNKRCKDKKRSIMMKQLQQQQPNDKTNIQGMTGTPMVAASPERHDGGLQANPVEVQSYQPPWKVLSDFALQSDIDQPAFQQLVNFSEGGPGSNSTGSEVASMSSQLPDTPNSMVASPIEA; this is encoded by the exons ATGGGAGACATGGGAGACCCACCAAAAA aaaaacGTCTGATTTCCCTATGTGTTGGTTGCGGCAATCAAATTCACGATCAGTATATTCTGAGGGTTTCTCCGGATTTGGAATGGCATGCGGCGTGTTTGAAGTGTGCCGAGTGTAATCAGTATTTGGACGAGACCTGTACGTGCTTTGTTAGGGATGGCAAAACCTACTGTAAAAGAGATTATATCAG GTTATACGGCATCAAGTGCGCCAAGTGCAGCATCGGCTTCAGCAAGAACGACTTCGTGATGCGAGCCCGCTCCAAGGTGTATCACATCGAGTGTTTCCGCTGCGTGGCCTGCAGCCGCCAGCTCATCCCAGGGGACGAGTTCGCGCTGCGGGAGGACGGCCTCTTCTGCCGAGCCGACCACGACGTGGTGGAGAGGGCCAGCCTGGGAGCAGGGGACCCGCTCAGCCCCCTTCATCCTGCCAGACCGCTGCAGATGGCAG AACCTATCTCTGCCAGACAGCCCGCTCTTCGACCCCACGTCCACAAACAGCCCGAGAAGACCACCCGAGTCCGGACTGTGCTTAATGAGAAACAGCTTCACACCTTGAGGACCTGCTACGCTGCCAACCCCAGACCCGACGCGCTTATGAAGGAGCAACTGGTGGAAATGACTGGCCTCAGCCCGAGGGTCATCAGGGTCTGGTTTCAAAACAAGCGATGCAAGGACAAAAAAAGGAGCATCATGATGAAGCAGCTTCAGCAACAGCAGCCCAATGACAAAACG AATATTCAAGGGATGACAGGAACTCCTATGGTGGCTGCTAGTCCTGAGAGACATGATGGGGGTTTACAGGCTAACCCAGTGGAAGTGCAGAGTTACCAGCCTCCTTGGAAAGTACTGAGTGACTTCGCATTGCAGAGTGACATAGATCAACCTGCTTTTCAGCAGCTA GTTAATTTTTCAGAAGGAGGACCAGGTTCCAATTCCACCGGAAGTGAAGTAGCATCAATGTCCTCTCAGCTCCCAGATACACCTAACAGCATGGTAGCCAGTCCTATTGAGGCATGA